The following coding sequences lie in one Pan paniscus chromosome X, NHGRI_mPanPan1-v2.0_pri, whole genome shotgun sequence genomic window:
- the PRR32 gene encoding proline-rich protein 32: MACIENVLGGHAPSPLVVSVDKNGNQELHHDMPLQCLSSKPEDDAEPWGQPQVLLRPSVNVLTDLDSKQLEWPSERTGSCIPLHSLRAHRHPYGPPPAVAEESLATAEVNSCDALAGWRQEGQDAINVSWEVSGGPPALIVGGTKVNNGGTERGSNNARLHVALPRGKGFFPPRGPQVRGPSHIPTLRSGIVMEVPPGNTRIACRGKLAHVSFPLRGPCHPMHNWPRPIPLSSSTPGLPSCSTVHCFIPPRPPIFNPFLTMPFPFAPPPILGPPLPSYFAHFHSGGMPAPASPNREHS; encoded by the exons ATGGCTTGTATTGAAAACGT CCTTGGAGGGCACGCCCCTTCACCCTTGGTAGTATCTGTGGACAAAAATGGGAACCAGGAGCTGCACCACGACATGCCCCTGCAATGTCTGAGTTCCAAGCCAGAGGATGATGCAGAGCCCTGGGGTCAACCTCAAGTACTGCTGAGACCTTCCGTCAATGTGCTGACTGATCTGGATAGCAAGCAACTGGAGTGGCCCTCTGAAAGAACAGGATCCTGCATTCCTCTTCATAGCTTGAGAGCTCATAGACACCCCTACGGGCCACCACCTGCTGTTGCAGAAGAGTCCCTAGCAACAGCAGAAGTAAATAGCTGTGATGCACTGGcaggctggaggcaggagggaCAGGATGCTATTAATGTGTCCTGGGAAGTCTCTGGCGGCCCTCCTGCACTGATAGTAGGGGGCACAAAGGTCAACAATGGGGGCACTGAGAGAGGCAGTAATAATGCAAGGTTGCATGTAGCTTTGCCACGAGGTAAAGGGTTCTTTCCACCCAGGGGCCCACAAGTGAGAGGCCCTTCACATATTCCTACCCTTAGATCAGGGATAGTAATGGAGGTGCCTCCCGGAAATACACGAATAGCCTGCAGAGGAAAGCTGGctcatgtttctttcccactcagGGGCCCATGCCACCCCATGCATAATTGGCCAAGGCCTATCCCGTTGTCTTCCAGTACTCCAGGTTTACCTTCTTGCTCTACTGTTCATTGTTTCATCCCTCCTCGACCTCCGATTTTCAATCCCTTTCTCACTATGCCTTTTCCTTTTGCTCCTCCTCCGATATTGGGTCCTCCACTGCCTTCTTATTTTGCCCATTTCCATTCTGGGGGAATGCCAGCTCCTGCATCACCCAACAGAGAGCACAGCTGA